A portion of the Homalodisca vitripennis isolate AUS2020 chromosome 2, UT_GWSS_2.1, whole genome shotgun sequence genome contains these proteins:
- the LOC124354107 gene encoding uncharacterized protein LOC124354107, producing the protein MDNLGFSKDEETDNHEQNAKSKDDTRSNPQRQDSGTSELKDSEDGSSSVVYGASSTKEKVEEEVHITMADTDDDVEADRAHPNNPRITISEAVNSPCGSDSSQKRAQETKAPGRCPIYYGIKSYLHDFYYPPDKEVLKSGEFTQEDDFQFLVEPGRRRWRGCWFRAGIWVGVNLMLLGIIAMLVGHLTPARETIVSQHENYTILDRWAVTYNNRLVICQLAGLASFTCGSIIVMLVLLISSYQQEQTRAYYVMAATVVPETFVGNPRVGPKKGWAIHRIPLSGSVRGVQPTLVRTN; encoded by the exons ATGGACAACTTGGGGTTTAGCAAAGATGAAGAAACTGATAATCACGAACAGAACGCAAAGAGTAAAGATGATACCAGAAGCAATCCTCAGAGACAAGACAGTGGTACTTCAGAGCTAAAGGACAGTGAGGATGGAAGTAGCTCAGTAGTATACGGTGCGAGTTCGACAAAGGAGAAGGTGGAGGAGGAGGTCCATATAACCATGGCTGACACAGATGATGACGTGGAAGCTGACAGGGCGCACCCAAACAACCCCAGGATAACGATCAGCGAAGCTGTGAACAGCCCTTGTGGAAGTGACAGCAGCCAGAAGAGAGCGCAGGAGACTAAGGCTCCAGGGAGATGCCCGATTTACTACGGCATCAAGAGTTACCTCCATGATTTCTACTACCCTCCGGACAAGGAGGTACTCAAGAGTGGGGAGTTCACACAG GAGGACGATTTCCAGTTCCTTGTGGAACCTGGGCGGCGACGCTGGAGAGGGTGTTGGTTCCGTGCCGGTATCTGGGTAGGCGTCAACTTGATGCTATTAGGCATCATAGCGATGCTAGTTGGCCACCTGACGCCGGCTCGCGAAACCATCGTGAGTCAACACGAGAACTACACGATCCTGGACCGCTGGGCTGTCACCTACAACAATCGTCTGGTCATCTGTCAGCTAGCAG GCCTTGCAAGTTTCACTTGTGGTTCCATCATCGTGATGTTGGTACTCCTGATTTCCAGCTACCAACAGGAACAAACACGCGCTTACTACGTGATGGCTGCTACCGTGGTGCCAGAAACGTTTGTGGGCAACCCCCGTGTGGGTCCCAAGAAGGGATGGGCCATCCATCGCATCCCCTTGAGCGGGTCCGTGCGTGGTGTCCAACCCACCTTAGTCCGCACTAACTAG